Proteins encoded together in one Streptomyces umbrinus window:
- a CDS encoding KAP family P-loop NTPase fold protein gives MSEMRLWDDNPTGVDLLGFASIVDTVVTTLDLPYLDPVTIGIAAPWGGGKSTVLRLLHKELDAQDGYRVIRLDPWEFDDQFDVRGGVIGEVLQDLLTAYKAQDGLPDRINGLLERVSWSRVAVSLSKGSLVAQSADLVEAPTPRSKSDPRSLAGFRKEFASLLKDLTQLKRLVVLVDDLDRCLPDAVMATLEAIKLFLSVEKVAFVLAADQDMVRESIAASLDATGRSERFAHRYLEKIVQVPLSLPRIGADEAATFITLLLSAHECSLEHYTRLVEHAQQRRAAGQSPVLSDLQNLPWQPDGASLALADRLATGLSADRSGSPRSIKRFLNAFALRTRIAESQGISIDPSVIVKLMLLEDSPGKDFETLVKLQDAARSELLQHWQAWGKGERDDRPDQVSEASRHWAASEPDLTTAPIGPYLSLAASLVSLTAAASLTQEQVTWVSHLAGQSEPHRRTAQQEVTARPVTEQQAVVEALLERGRREQQSEPLVESLLYIANATEDLRRRIADGLWDMRSNLTPGSALDIADSDSGELRDLAVRLAEATDIDPMVREAAKVEQEGP, from the coding sequence ATGAGTGAAATGAGACTGTGGGACGACAATCCCACGGGTGTGGACCTGCTGGGCTTCGCATCCATCGTCGACACGGTGGTGACCACACTCGACCTCCCGTACCTGGACCCGGTGACGATCGGGATCGCCGCTCCCTGGGGCGGCGGGAAGTCGACGGTGCTGCGGCTGCTGCACAAGGAGCTGGACGCGCAAGACGGTTACCGGGTGATCCGTCTCGATCCCTGGGAGTTCGACGACCAGTTCGATGTGCGCGGTGGCGTGATCGGTGAAGTCCTGCAGGATCTCCTGACGGCCTACAAGGCGCAGGACGGCCTGCCGGACAGGATCAATGGGCTTCTTGAGCGGGTGAGCTGGTCACGCGTTGCGGTCAGCCTGTCCAAGGGATCGCTGGTCGCTCAGTCCGCAGACCTGGTCGAGGCCCCCACACCCCGCTCGAAGAGCGATCCCAGGAGCCTGGCGGGTTTCCGGAAGGAGTTCGCCAGTCTGCTCAAGGACCTGACACAGCTCAAGCGCCTGGTCGTGCTCGTCGACGACCTGGACCGCTGTCTGCCCGACGCGGTGATGGCCACGCTGGAGGCCATCAAACTGTTCCTGTCGGTGGAGAAGGTCGCGTTCGTCCTGGCGGCGGACCAGGACATGGTGCGCGAGTCGATCGCAGCGAGCCTGGACGCCACGGGCCGGAGTGAGCGGTTCGCCCACCGCTACCTGGAGAAGATCGTCCAGGTGCCGCTGTCGCTGCCGCGGATCGGTGCCGACGAGGCAGCCACCTTCATCACGCTGCTGCTCTCGGCGCACGAATGCTCGCTGGAGCACTACACACGGCTGGTCGAGCACGCCCAGCAGCGGCGTGCCGCGGGGCAGTCCCCAGTCCTGTCGGACCTGCAGAATCTTCCGTGGCAGCCCGACGGGGCCTCGCTCGCCCTTGCCGACCGGCTGGCCACCGGTCTGTCGGCCGACCGGTCCGGAAGCCCACGCAGCATCAAACGCTTCCTCAACGCGTTCGCCCTGCGGACCCGGATCGCCGAGAGCCAGGGCATCAGCATCGACCCCTCGGTGATCGTCAAGCTCATGCTGCTGGAAGACAGCCCGGGCAAGGACTTCGAGACCCTCGTCAAACTCCAGGACGCCGCCCGCAGTGAACTCCTTCAGCACTGGCAGGCCTGGGGGAAGGGGGAACGCGACGACAGACCGGACCAGGTCAGTGAGGCGAGCAGGCACTGGGCCGCGTCCGAACCCGATCTCACCACCGCCCCGATCGGCCCCTATCTCAGCCTGGCCGCCTCCCTGGTGAGCCTCACCGCGGCCGCCTCCCTCACCCAGGAACAGGTCACCTGGGTCTCCCACCTCGCTGGCCAGTCGGAGCCGCACCGGCGCACTGCGCAGCAAGAGGTGACGGCCCGCCCGGTCACGGAGCAGCAGGCCGTCGTCGAGGCCCTGCTGGAGCGCGGCCGCAGGGAACAGCAGAGCGAGCCGCTAGTGGAGTCCCTCCTGTACATCGCGAACGCCACCGAGGATCTGCGCCGCCGCATCGCCGACGGTCTGTGGGACATGCGCAGCAATCTCACCCCCGGCTCCGCCCTGGACATCGCCGACAGCGACAGCGGGGAACTGCGCGACCTGGCGGTCCGCTTGGCAGAGGCGACGGACATCGACCCCATGGTGAGGGAAGCAGCCAAAGTGGAACAGGAGGGCCCCTGA